One genomic segment of Actinoplanes ianthinogenes includes these proteins:
- a CDS encoding lipopolysaccharide biosynthesis protein has protein sequence MTVTDAAQTRGHLAKLLGRESLYMILYATQLVFAALCTPLITRVLGVGQYGTVTAAIAIHQVVFVFAGLSLQSAVQREYAAHRNPLGARQLTATALLVAAAVTALGWSTAPWWSGPLGLAADLGPVRLGVLWAGAAAATAVTLALLRSQDRLGAFVSVTFFQSVVLNVASLAAIHFYHPSAEVFLWSAVGAQGTAALTGILLARPAVAGWWRRDLLDRALRFALPLVPAEMSTFLLNTSDRLIIGAQLSAEAVARYQVAYNVASMPMLLLSILNTAWMPRFFGIADETERRTAVAAGRDALYRLMVPVLAGFAFGAPLVAHLWAPASYHTEQLSFVMALVLLAAVPFTAQLAVVQALTAQGRTVVTAAATIAAAVLNVLLNLLFVPIWGLAGAAGATLIAYASLFLILILFSRRLAIPPTPARIRLQLTGGVALTLGVAALPETPATLALRWIGGAAALIWFLLVLRALRRETA, from the coding sequence GTGACGGTGACCGACGCGGCACAGACGCGCGGGCACCTGGCGAAGCTGCTGGGCCGGGAATCGCTGTACATGATCCTGTACGCCACCCAGCTGGTCTTCGCGGCGCTCTGCACCCCGTTGATCACCCGGGTCCTCGGCGTCGGCCAGTACGGCACGGTCACCGCGGCGATCGCGATCCACCAGGTGGTCTTCGTCTTCGCCGGGCTGAGCCTGCAATCCGCGGTGCAGCGGGAGTACGCCGCCCACCGCAACCCGCTCGGCGCGCGGCAGCTCACCGCCACGGCCCTGCTGGTCGCGGCGGCGGTCACGGCGCTGGGCTGGAGCACCGCGCCGTGGTGGAGCGGGCCGCTGGGCCTGGCCGCCGACCTCGGGCCGGTCCGGCTCGGCGTGCTCTGGGCCGGGGCGGCCGCCGCCACCGCGGTGACGCTGGCGCTGCTGCGCAGCCAGGACCGGCTGGGCGCGTTCGTCTCGGTGACGTTCTTCCAGTCGGTGGTGCTGAACGTGGCGAGCCTCGCGGCGATCCACTTCTACCACCCGTCGGCCGAGGTCTTCCTGTGGAGCGCGGTCGGCGCACAGGGCACCGCCGCGCTGACCGGGATCCTGCTGGCCCGGCCGGCCGTGGCCGGCTGGTGGCGCCGGGACCTGCTGGACCGGGCGCTGCGCTTCGCGCTGCCGCTGGTGCCGGCCGAGATGAGCACGTTCCTGCTGAACACCTCGGACCGGCTGATCATCGGCGCCCAGCTCAGCGCCGAGGCGGTCGCCCGGTACCAGGTCGCCTACAACGTCGCCTCGATGCCGATGCTGCTGCTGTCGATCCTGAACACCGCCTGGATGCCGCGTTTCTTTGGCATCGCCGACGAGACGGAGCGGCGCACCGCGGTGGCGGCCGGCCGCGACGCCCTGTACCGGCTGATGGTGCCGGTGCTGGCCGGCTTCGCTTTCGGCGCGCCGCTGGTGGCGCACCTGTGGGCGCCGGCGTCCTACCACACCGAACAGCTCAGCTTCGTGATGGCGCTGGTCCTGCTCGCCGCCGTCCCGTTCACCGCCCAGCTCGCCGTGGTCCAGGCCCTGACCGCCCAGGGCCGCACCGTGGTCACCGCGGCCGCCACGATCGCCGCCGCGGTGCTGAACGTCCTGCTCAACCTGCTCTTCGTGCCCATCTGGGGGCTGGCCGGCGCGGCGGGGGCGACGCTCATCGCGTACGCGAGCCTGTTCTTGATCCTGATTCTGTTCAGCCGCCGCCTGGCGATCCCGCCCACCCCGGCCCGCATCCGCCTGCAACTCACCGGCGGGGTGGCGCTCACCCTCGGCGTCGCCGCGCTGCCCGAGACCCCGGCGACCCTGGCCCTGCGCTGGATCGGCGGCGCCGCCGCCCTGATCTGGTTCCTGCTGGTCCTGCGCGCCCTGCGCCGGGAGACCGCCTAG
- a CDS encoding glycosyltransferase family 2 protein: MVRIVQVELTEPAPALPEGGPARLLVRDGGRPVAFLPVTVPAAGLAPDEVTALIRQAAPDRAATLARASATPGRVPTATVVVTTCVASASLARTLRGVRAQTVAPVQTVVVDNRPATSGVAEFLAAEGFTEVVLVREPQPGLSRARNAGLAAATGEIVAYTDDDVVLDSRWVESLTSAFAQDERIACVTGLILPLELATPAQLIFEEFGGFAKGFQVRDFDLHEHRGPGALYPYAAGVFGTGANSSFRVADLRALGGFDETLGMGTPALGGEDLDIHLSVVRSGRMLRYEPAALVWHRHHPDERSLRRQIHSYGVGMAAMVAKRWATSPQERRELAGRLVAGLRHLLGPGSPKNAGRTRSYPVSLTVLELAGVARGPFAYLHSRVRGPRKAAA, translated from the coding sequence ATGGTACGGATCGTTCAGGTGGAGCTCACCGAGCCCGCGCCGGCGCTGCCGGAGGGCGGCCCGGCCCGCCTCCTGGTCCGCGACGGCGGGCGGCCGGTCGCCTTCCTGCCGGTCACCGTGCCCGCCGCCGGGCTGGCGCCGGACGAGGTGACGGCGCTGATCCGGCAGGCGGCGCCGGACCGGGCCGCGACCCTGGCCCGCGCGTCCGCGACGCCGGGCCGGGTGCCGACCGCGACCGTGGTGGTCACCACCTGCGTGGCCAGCGCGTCGCTGGCCCGGACCCTGCGCGGGGTGCGGGCGCAGACCGTGGCGCCGGTGCAGACCGTGGTGGTGGACAACCGGCCGGCCACCTCCGGCGTCGCCGAGTTCCTGGCCGCCGAGGGGTTCACCGAGGTGGTGCTGGTCCGCGAGCCGCAGCCCGGGCTGTCCCGGGCTCGCAACGCCGGGCTGGCCGCGGCGACCGGCGAGATCGTCGCCTACACCGACGACGACGTGGTGCTGGACAGCCGCTGGGTGGAGTCGCTGACCTCGGCGTTCGCCCAGGACGAGCGGATCGCCTGCGTCACCGGGCTGATCCTGCCGCTGGAGCTGGCCACCCCGGCGCAGCTGATCTTCGAGGAGTTCGGCGGGTTCGCCAAGGGCTTTCAGGTACGCGACTTCGACCTGCACGAGCACCGCGGGCCGGGTGCGCTCTACCCGTACGCGGCCGGGGTGTTCGGGACCGGGGCGAACAGCTCGTTCCGTGTCGCCGACCTGCGTGCCCTGGGCGGCTTCGACGAGACGCTCGGCATGGGCACCCCGGCGCTGGGCGGCGAGGACCTCGACATCCACCTCAGCGTGGTGCGGTCCGGGCGGATGCTGCGCTACGAGCCGGCCGCGCTGGTCTGGCACCGGCACCACCCGGACGAGCGGTCGCTGCGCCGGCAGATCCACAGTTACGGCGTGGGCATGGCGGCCATGGTGGCCAAGCGCTGGGCGACCAGCCCGCAGGAGCGCCGGGAACTGGCCGGCCGGCTCGTCGCCGGGCTGCGCCACCTGCTCGGCCCGGGCAGCCCGAAGAACGCCGGCCGGACCCGGTCGTACCCGGTGTCGCTGACCGTTCTCGAACTCGCGGGCGTGGCCCGTGGCCCGTTCGCCTACCTGCACAGCCGCGTCCGCGGACCCCGGAAGGCCGCCGCGTGA
- a CDS encoding glycosyltransferase family 2 protein gives MTTERVFTPIVPAAGTPRREPVSVLICAYTMRRWDDVLAAVESVRPQLGGYDEVVLVVDHNLELRAGLEARYDSTPWLRVLSNTGKQGLSGARNTGVAAARHDIVIFLDDDATAEPGLVTTMVAALADQRVAAVGGTPVPAWPAVHRPWWFPPEFDWVVGCAYVGLPTERAEVRNVIGAAMAFRRGVLERVGPFSTDVGRVGTLPLGCEETELCIRVRQQLPGAAIHHLPDARVRHRVTPDRTTWRYFLRRCYSEGVSKAMVSRLVGAGDGLSSERRYVSRILPRAVGRSLLGVARGRFAAAGPGAAVLCGLVATGAGYLRGSLTR, from the coding sequence ATGACCACGGAACGCGTCTTCACCCCGATCGTTCCGGCGGCCGGCACGCCACGGCGGGAGCCGGTGTCGGTGCTCATCTGCGCCTACACGATGCGCCGGTGGGACGACGTGCTGGCCGCGGTCGAGTCGGTGCGCCCGCAGCTCGGCGGGTACGACGAGGTGGTCCTCGTGGTCGACCACAACCTGGAGCTGCGCGCCGGGCTGGAGGCCCGGTACGACAGCACGCCCTGGCTGCGCGTGCTGTCGAACACCGGCAAGCAGGGGCTCTCCGGCGCCCGCAACACCGGGGTCGCGGCGGCCCGGCACGACATCGTGATCTTCCTGGACGACGACGCCACCGCGGAGCCGGGCCTGGTGACGACCATGGTCGCCGCGCTGGCCGACCAGCGGGTCGCGGCGGTCGGCGGCACACCGGTCCCGGCCTGGCCCGCCGTGCACCGGCCGTGGTGGTTCCCGCCCGAGTTCGACTGGGTGGTCGGCTGCGCGTACGTCGGGCTGCCCACCGAGCGGGCCGAGGTGCGCAACGTGATCGGCGCGGCGATGGCGTTCCGGCGCGGGGTGCTGGAGCGGGTCGGCCCGTTCTCCACCGACGTCGGCCGGGTCGGCACCCTGCCGCTGGGCTGCGAGGAGACCGAGCTCTGCATCCGGGTGCGCCAGCAACTGCCCGGCGCCGCCATCCACCACCTGCCGGACGCCCGCGTCCGGCACCGGGTCACCCCGGACCGGACCACCTGGCGCTACTTCCTGCGCCGCTGCTACAGCGAGGGCGTCTCCAAGGCGATGGTGTCCCGCCTGGTCGGCGCCGGGGACGGGTTGTCCAGCGAGCGCCGGTACGTCAGCCGGATCCTGCCCCGCGCGGTCGGCCGCAGCCTGCTCGGCGTGGCCCGCGGCCGGTTCGCCGCCGCCGGTCCGGGCGCGGCCGTGCTCTGCGGCCTGGTCGCCACCGGCGCCGGCTACCTGCGCGGCAGCCTGACCCGCTGA
- a CDS encoding polysaccharide deacetylase family protein, translated as MIPVLLYHSVSATRRDDPWQVAAADFREDMAAVVASGRTPLTATRYAAALRGAAAMPDRPVLITFDDGFADFADEAAPILAEFGLPATIFVTTGWIGTTGMLSAAAVRDVAAGGSVEVGAHSVTHPHLDLLGRRAARDEIGASKTALEDLLGGPVTSFAFPHGSHRRQTVAAVRDAGFDAAFAVKNALSHAADEPFTIARYTVRAATTRGEVAAVLSGAGAPPAWHGERLITTAYRAVRYARYAGRPVAHPIEGWKITV; from the coding sequence GTGATCCCGGTGCTCCTGTACCACTCGGTCTCGGCCACCCGGCGCGACGACCCGTGGCAGGTGGCGGCCGCCGACTTCCGCGAGGACATGGCGGCCGTGGTGGCCTCCGGGCGCACCCCGCTGACCGCCACCCGGTACGCCGCCGCGCTGCGTGGTGCGGCGGCGATGCCGGACCGGCCGGTGCTGATCACGTTCGACGACGGGTTCGCCGACTTCGCCGACGAGGCGGCGCCGATCCTGGCCGAGTTCGGCCTGCCCGCCACGATCTTCGTGACCACCGGCTGGATCGGCACGACCGGGATGCTCTCCGCGGCGGCCGTCCGCGATGTGGCCGCCGGCGGCTCGGTCGAGGTCGGCGCGCACTCGGTCACCCATCCGCATCTCGACCTGCTCGGGCGCCGGGCGGCGCGGGACGAGATCGGCGCGAGCAAGACCGCGCTGGAGGACCTGCTCGGCGGTCCGGTGACGTCGTTCGCGTTCCCGCACGGCAGCCACCGGCGGCAGACCGTGGCCGCGGTGCGCGACGCCGGGTTCGACGCCGCGTTCGCCGTGAAGAACGCGCTGTCGCACGCCGCGGACGAGCCGTTCACGATCGCCCGCTACACCGTGCGGGCCGCGACCACCCGCGGCGAGGTCGCCGCGGTGCTGTCCGGCGCCGGCGCCCCACCGGCCTGGCACGGCGAGCGCCTGATCACCACGGCGTACCGCGCGGTCCGCTACGCCCGATACGCCGGGCGCCCGGTGGCGCACCCGATCGAGGGTTGGAAAATCACCGTGTGA
- a CDS encoding N-acetylmuramoyl-L-alanine amidase codes for MNRKLAIGVGAAVAVLAAGGGVAVLTWPSPPGSDPAAAGITVLPPEPRAEPPRIKTALHTLDVTDRAGVPQRDTEHFSLLGVTWTDPADRPDGTIQVKTRSAATGKWSGWQSLEVGDSGPDGAEAAASTRRGGTEPLWVGDSDGVATRVQGQGRGLPHGLRLDLIDPGRETGGKGGGMVLAEGESESPSPAPPAPGTEPSEISSSPSSAPTSATSTSATPASAPSTTTASTTTATTTTATTTSAAPAPTSTVPIKAQFPAYVSRKAWSADETIVGPISVATEVKALWVHHTVHTANANAYTCDQSAAIVRSIQIYDVKSNGWSDLGYNYMLDKCGTLFEGRRGGVENAVVGAHTVGFNTGYAAVAVLGDYRTATSNDAIETTIAQLAAARLGKYGYNPTSTATFTAGSTNNKFKQGAQVTVPRLSGHRDMDATICPGDNLYSRLPAIRAKSQLMVTGMALTSVTGGGYSGGAWHVRTGATVTWTMATTATDLARIDVYVDGVKGAPLDGAARSVKLAVSPGKHTVTIVAVHTSGSTARISAVIYGDVTAPTLTAPGVTLRSGTYNTTSAPITVGFLARDNLAVASVTVSRPRAATLAGTANSWVTTAKPGAVGYTLTARDVAGNARTASATQSVLYLAETKAKKAGTWSARKSGSYLGGKALTSSKKNAKLTYTFTGKSAALLFSRGVRTGKAYVYLDGKKVATVDTKSGSTKYRQALWVKALTSKKHTVVIVVAGTSGRPAVVSDGLAYVK; via the coding sequence ATGAATCGGAAGCTGGCCATCGGCGTGGGCGCCGCCGTCGCGGTGCTCGCCGCGGGCGGTGGTGTCGCGGTGCTCACCTGGCCTTCTCCGCCGGGGAGCGACCCGGCGGCCGCGGGGATCACCGTGCTGCCGCCCGAGCCGCGGGCCGAGCCGCCGCGGATCAAGACCGCGCTGCACACTCTCGACGTGACCGACCGGGCCGGGGTGCCGCAGCGCGACACCGAGCACTTCAGCCTGCTCGGCGTCACCTGGACGGACCCGGCGGACAGGCCGGACGGCACCATCCAGGTGAAGACCCGCAGCGCGGCCACCGGCAAGTGGTCCGGCTGGCAGTCGCTGGAAGTCGGCGACAGCGGGCCGGACGGCGCGGAGGCGGCGGCGTCCACCCGGCGCGGCGGGACCGAGCCGCTCTGGGTGGGCGACTCGGACGGGGTGGCCACCCGGGTGCAGGGCCAGGGCCGGGGCCTGCCGCACGGGCTGCGGCTCGACCTGATCGATCCCGGTCGCGAGACCGGTGGCAAGGGCGGTGGCATGGTGCTCGCGGAGGGCGAGAGCGAGTCGCCCTCGCCGGCCCCGCCGGCGCCGGGCACGGAGCCGTCGGAGATCTCGTCGAGCCCGTCGAGTGCCCCCACGAGCGCGACGTCCACCTCGGCGACGCCGGCGAGCGCGCCCTCCACGACCACGGCCTCCACGACCACGGCCACCACGACCACGGCCACGACGACGTCGGCCGCTCCGGCGCCGACCTCCACCGTGCCGATCAAGGCGCAGTTCCCGGCCTACGTCTCCCGGAAGGCGTGGAGCGCCGACGAGACGATCGTCGGGCCGATCAGCGTGGCCACCGAGGTCAAGGCGCTCTGGGTGCACCACACCGTGCACACCGCCAACGCCAACGCCTACACCTGCGACCAGTCCGCGGCCATCGTGCGCAGCATCCAGATCTACGACGTGAAGAGCAACGGCTGGTCCGACCTGGGCTACAACTACATGCTGGACAAGTGCGGCACCCTGTTCGAGGGCCGCCGTGGCGGCGTGGAGAACGCGGTGGTCGGCGCGCACACGGTCGGCTTCAACACCGGATACGCCGCGGTCGCGGTGCTCGGCGACTACCGGACCGCGACCTCGAACGACGCCATCGAGACGACGATCGCGCAGCTCGCGGCGGCCCGGCTGGGCAAGTACGGCTACAACCCGACCAGCACCGCCACCTTCACCGCCGGCTCCACCAACAACAAGTTCAAGCAGGGCGCCCAGGTCACCGTGCCGCGCCTGTCCGGCCACCGGGACATGGACGCCACCATCTGCCCGGGCGACAACCTGTACTCCCGGCTGCCCGCGATCCGCGCCAAGTCGCAGCTGATGGTGACCGGCATGGCGCTCACCTCGGTGACCGGCGGCGGGTACTCCGGCGGCGCCTGGCACGTGCGCACCGGCGCCACCGTCACGTGGACGATGGCCACCACCGCGACCGACCTGGCCCGGATCGACGTCTACGTCGACGGCGTCAAGGGTGCACCGCTCGACGGCGCCGCGCGCAGCGTCAAGCTGGCCGTCAGCCCGGGGAAGCACACCGTGACGATCGTCGCGGTGCACACCTCCGGCAGCACCGCCCGGATCAGCGCCGTCATCTACGGCGACGTCACGGCGCCGACCCTGACCGCGCCCGGGGTGACCCTGCGCTCCGGCACCTACAACACCACGTCGGCGCCGATCACGGTCGGCTTCCTGGCGCGGGACAACCTCGCGGTCGCCTCGGTCACGGTGAGCCGGCCGCGGGCGGCGACCCTGGCCGGGACCGCGAACAGCTGGGTGACCACCGCCAAGCCGGGCGCGGTCGGTTACACGCTCACCGCGCGGGACGTGGCCGGCAACGCCCGGACCGCCTCGGCCACGCAGTCGGTGCTCTACCTCGCCGAGACCAAGGCGAAGAAGGCCGGGACCTGGTCGGCCCGCAAGTCCGGCTCCTACCTGGGCGGCAAGGCGCTCACCTCGAGCAAGAAGAACGCCAAGCTGACGTACACCTTCACCGGCAAGTCGGCGGCGCTGCTCTTCTCCCGCGGGGTGCGCACCGGCAAGGCTTACGTGTACCTGGACGGGAAGAAGGTGGCCACGGTCGACACCAAGTCGGGCTCGACGAAGTACCGTCAGGCGCTCTGGGTCAAGGCGTTGACCAGCAAGAAGCACACGGTCGTGATCGTGGTCGCGGGGACGTCCGGCCGCCCGGCGGTGGTGAGCGACGGTCTCGCGTACGTTAAATGA
- a CDS encoding FtsX-like permease family protein, translating into MNTILRTQLAGVARRPARMLLTGLAVLVASFVVFATVLAQQITERSVLDGLSGTPAAVDLVVRNGTITDKQLAAVTAVPGVARTAARTGIGVQLGGQYLNLTADPGSGPLALVTVTEGRYPSAAGEIAVTPRTVQLLGLNVGATATIDPGSGKKVPLKVVGVVTPPQDFGYDAYAPAGTVTGLVSEPYLQQVDIDLDEGADLDRVSAAVSALFAGAKQDERPDVATGADVRLEEARDRAGQIDQVFAVVGMFVAIAVAAAGLIAASTFRIVFAQRMRQLALLRAVGAGRGAMFRALAAEGALTGLLTGAVGVLAALAVGHAVPAVLRGLGWKVSSPGLPVLPALGTILLAVVISVVAVLAPAVSASRIAPLEALRAAAGTGARTGIGTLRWIAGLLPLAGAAALAGYVFVNLPKPDQENYDAESMLLAVVASGALAFIALIALGPVLVRPVLAVAGWPLRRLGPVGRLAIGGVGGSARRAAAVSVVVALGVTLTAGVLVGGASIRVLGDRELAASAPADFELRGGDGVLLPAGFVEKAKASGELTRVTAYRRIATAKVGPFDEVSVTDLDMAALPRLRDLDVKHGSVDDLGPGKAVLGNYVAESAGVGVGDRVQVTNKGKKAELTVVAVLGDEAPLHTGLLVTPADLTALGAGPAVNGLLADAAHDGDSGRTEALRAIRGVSAGNPDFTVEVLADQRDQLDSSLTALLAIALGLIGLTVLIAVVGVGATTALSVVERVRESGLLRAIGMSRTGLRAMLTAESSLYGVIGAILGLLLGVPYAWLALEAIGVNAPLAVPVWQLAAAFLILVALTALAGVLPARRAARVSPVTALGTE; encoded by the coding sequence GCCACCGTGCTCGCCCAGCAGATCACCGAGCGCAGCGTGCTCGACGGGCTCAGCGGCACCCCGGCGGCGGTCGACCTGGTGGTCCGCAACGGCACGATCACCGACAAGCAGCTCGCCGCGGTCACCGCCGTGCCCGGGGTGGCCCGCACGGCCGCCCGCACCGGGATCGGCGTGCAGCTCGGCGGGCAGTACCTGAACCTCACCGCCGACCCGGGCAGCGGGCCGCTCGCCCTGGTCACCGTCACCGAGGGCCGGTACCCGAGCGCCGCCGGCGAGATCGCGGTGACGCCGCGGACGGTGCAGCTGCTCGGCCTGAACGTCGGCGCGACCGCGACGATCGATCCCGGGTCGGGCAAGAAGGTGCCGCTCAAGGTGGTCGGCGTGGTCACGCCGCCACAGGACTTCGGCTATGACGCGTACGCCCCGGCCGGCACCGTGACCGGGCTGGTCAGCGAGCCGTACCTGCAGCAGGTCGACATCGACCTGGACGAGGGAGCGGACCTGGACCGGGTCTCGGCCGCGGTGTCGGCGCTCTTCGCCGGCGCCAAGCAGGACGAACGACCGGACGTGGCCACGGGGGCCGACGTCCGGCTCGAGGAGGCCCGGGACCGGGCCGGCCAGATCGACCAGGTGTTCGCGGTGGTCGGGATGTTCGTGGCGATCGCCGTCGCGGCCGCCGGGCTGATCGCGGCCAGCACCTTCCGGATCGTGTTCGCCCAGCGGATGCGCCAGCTGGCCCTGCTGCGGGCGGTCGGCGCCGGGCGCGGCGCGATGTTCCGCGCGCTGGCCGCCGAGGGCGCGCTGACCGGCCTGCTCACCGGAGCGGTCGGGGTGCTGGCCGCGCTGGCCGTGGGACATGCCGTGCCGGCCGTGCTGCGGGGGCTCGGCTGGAAGGTGTCGTCGCCCGGCCTGCCGGTGCTGCCCGCGCTCGGCACGATCCTGCTGGCCGTGGTGATCTCGGTGGTCGCGGTGCTCGCCCCCGCGGTCTCCGCGTCCCGGATCGCGCCGCTGGAGGCGCTGCGCGCCGCGGCCGGCACCGGTGCCCGCACCGGCATCGGCACGCTGCGCTGGATCGCCGGGCTGCTGCCGCTGGCCGGCGCGGCCGCCCTGGCCGGCTACGTCTTCGTCAACCTGCCGAAGCCCGACCAGGAGAACTACGACGCCGAGTCGATGCTGCTCGCCGTGGTGGCCTCCGGCGCCCTCGCCTTCATCGCGCTGATCGCGCTCGGCCCGGTGCTGGTCCGGCCGGTCCTGGCGGTGGCCGGCTGGCCGCTGCGCCGGCTCGGCCCGGTCGGCCGGCTGGCGATCGGCGGGGTGGGCGGCAGCGCCCGCCGGGCCGCCGCGGTGTCGGTGGTGGTCGCGCTCGGCGTCACGCTGACCGCCGGGGTGCTGGTGGGCGGCGCGTCGATCCGGGTGCTCGGCGACCGGGAGCTGGCCGCGTCCGCGCCGGCCGACTTCGAGCTGCGCGGCGGCGACGGCGTGCTGCTGCCCGCCGGGTTCGTGGAGAAGGCGAAGGCGAGCGGGGAACTGACCCGGGTGACGGCGTACCGGCGGATCGCCACCGCGAAGGTCGGCCCGTTCGACGAGGTGTCGGTCACCGACCTGGACATGGCCGCGCTGCCCCGGCTGCGTGACCTGGACGTCAAGCACGGCTCGGTGGACGACCTGGGGCCGGGCAAGGCGGTGCTCGGGAACTACGTGGCCGAGTCGGCCGGGGTGGGCGTGGGCGACCGGGTGCAGGTCACCAACAAGGGCAAGAAGGCCGAGCTGACCGTGGTGGCGGTGCTCGGCGACGAGGCGCCGCTGCACACCGGGCTGCTGGTGACTCCGGCCGACCTGACCGCGCTCGGCGCCGGGCCGGCGGTCAACGGGCTGCTCGCCGACGCCGCGCACGACGGCGACAGCGGGCGTACCGAGGCGCTGCGGGCGATACGCGGGGTCAGCGCCGGCAACCCGGACTTCACCGTCGAGGTCCTCGCCGACCAGCGTGACCAGCTCGACTCGTCGCTGACCGCGCTGCTCGCCATCGCGCTCGGCCTGATCGGCCTGACCGTGCTGATCGCCGTGGTCGGGGTGGGCGCCACCACCGCGCTGTCGGTGGTCGAGCGGGTCCGCGAGTCCGGCCTGCTCCGCGCGATCGGCATGTCCCGGACCGGCCTGCGGGCCATGCTCACCGCCGAGTCCAGCCTGTACGGCGTGATCGGCGCCATCCTCGGCCTGCTGCTCGGCGTCCCGTACGCCTGGCTGGCCCTGGAGGCGATCGGCGTCAACGCTCCGCTGGCCGTCCCGGTGTGGCAGCTGGCCGCCGCGTTCCTGATCCTGGTGGCGCTGACCGCGCTCGCCGGGGTGCTGCCGGCCCGCCGGGCGGCCAGGGTCAGCCCGGTGACCGCCCTGGGGACGGAGTAG